The Zobellia alginiliquefaciens genome contains a region encoding:
- a CDS encoding carbohydrate kinase family protein, with translation MKTIYCIGELLIDFVAIKQGNDLSKANEFTKKAGGAPANVACAISKLGGKGQFIGAVGNDPFGTFLLNVLKENRVDISLAQRSKTFTTMAFVSLAEDGERDFVFSRGADKKLKYDSSLKKQLKGNIVHFGAATGFLGGGLEESYDRYLFDALTQNAFISFDPNFREDLWKGEEETFVRKSLRFIEKSHLCKFSEEEAQLISGESDLERACNIIHEIGCPTICVTLGGKGTLVSTLKQKTIIESIKVSPVDTTGAGDAFIGCLLYQISNLGEPSKILTNYDQLLEMVAIANKAGAVTTTGYGAIPSLPDNEAVFKD, from the coding sequence ATGAAAACCATATACTGCATAGGAGAATTACTTATAGATTTTGTGGCCATTAAGCAAGGAAACGACCTTTCAAAAGCAAATGAATTCACCAAAAAAGCGGGTGGAGCACCTGCAAATGTAGCTTGTGCCATTTCCAAATTGGGAGGTAAGGGTCAATTCATTGGAGCGGTCGGAAACGACCCTTTTGGAACATTTTTACTGAATGTGCTTAAAGAAAACAGGGTGGACATTTCCCTTGCCCAACGTTCTAAAACCTTTACCACAATGGCTTTTGTGTCTTTAGCGGAAGATGGCGAACGAGATTTTGTCTTTAGCAGAGGCGCTGACAAAAAACTTAAATATGACTCATCATTAAAAAAACAACTCAAAGGAAATATAGTCCATTTTGGTGCAGCAACCGGTTTTTTGGGAGGTGGATTAGAAGAATCATATGACCGCTATTTATTTGATGCGCTAACCCAAAATGCTTTCATCAGCTTTGACCCTAATTTTAGAGAGGATCTATGGAAAGGTGAAGAAGAAACCTTTGTGCGAAAAAGCTTGAGGTTCATTGAAAAATCGCATTTATGTAAGTTTAGTGAAGAAGAGGCCCAATTAATTTCGGGTGAAAGTGATTTAGAACGCGCCTGTAATATTATACATGAAATAGGATGTCCTACCATTTGTGTCACCTTAGGCGGAAAGGGCACATTGGTTAGTACATTGAAGCAGAAAACTATAATAGAAAGCATCAAGGTTAGCCCTGTAGATACTACAGGTGCAGGCGATGCCTTTATTGGTTGCCTTTTATATCAAATATCTAATTTAGGCGAACCTTCAAAAATCTTAACGAATTACGATCAACTGCTAGAAATGGTTGCAATTGCTAACAAGGCCGGAGCAGTTACCACCACGGGATACGGTGCCATCCCTTCGTTACCTGATAATGAAGCGGTGTTCAAAGATTAA
- a CDS encoding SPFH domain-containing protein, with translation MDLFNEIKKKLSHEFIDIIEWLDNTDETIVHRFERYQNEIKNNAKLIVREGQTAVFINEGQLADVFKPGTYTLNTKNLPILTTLKGWKYGFDSPFKAEVYFVNTHLFTDEKWGTKNPVMLSDERFGLVEIRAFGTYSFRIKDPGKFVVDVVGTDGNFTNYEVNEHLKSLIVTRFTDTVGEANLPIELYAANTNELSETCQEVMQPEFGRVGIELERFYIENVSMPEELKKEIFEYSRLDKLDMVKLSQFKAAKAMEAAAKNEGGTAGAGMGMGMGFVLAQQMGNMMSPQATQQPFGGQAQAASVPPPMPVQVQYFYAANGQQNGPVPFDKLKELFASRTINRDSLVWKQGMQNWTALKEVEELKSFLGGNTPPPLPN, from the coding sequence ATGGATTTGTTCAACGAAATAAAGAAGAAGCTTAGCCATGAGTTTATAGATATAATTGAATGGCTAGATAATACTGATGAAACCATTGTTCATCGTTTTGAGCGGTATCAAAATGAAATAAAAAACAATGCCAAATTGATTGTTCGTGAAGGACAGACGGCGGTTTTTATCAATGAGGGGCAGTTGGCCGATGTTTTTAAGCCCGGTACCTATACCCTCAATACGAAGAACCTACCAATTCTTACTACTTTAAAAGGGTGGAAGTACGGTTTTGATAGCCCATTTAAGGCGGAGGTCTATTTTGTGAATACGCATTTGTTTACCGATGAAAAATGGGGAACGAAAAACCCGGTGATGTTGAGCGATGAGCGCTTTGGGTTAGTGGAGATACGGGCTTTTGGCACCTATAGTTTTAGAATAAAAGACCCGGGAAAATTTGTTGTAGATGTAGTGGGTACGGACGGTAATTTTACGAACTATGAGGTTAATGAACATCTAAAAAGTTTGATTGTCACTCGTTTTACGGATACGGTTGGTGAAGCCAATTTGCCCATAGAACTTTACGCCGCTAATACCAATGAACTTTCAGAAACGTGCCAAGAGGTAATGCAACCTGAATTTGGGCGAGTAGGTATAGAACTAGAGCGTTTCTATATTGAAAATGTTTCTATGCCCGAAGAACTCAAGAAAGAAATTTTTGAATATAGCAGGTTAGATAAGTTAGACATGGTCAAACTTTCTCAATTTAAGGCCGCGAAAGCTATGGAGGCTGCTGCCAAAAATGAAGGAGGTACAGCAGGTGCCGGCATGGGCATGGGCATGGGTTTTGTATTAGCACAACAAATGGGGAATATGATGAGCCCGCAGGCAACACAACAACCGTTTGGTGGTCAGGCACAAGCAGCTTCCGTGCCACCACCAATGCCAGTTCAAGTTCAGTATTTTTATGCGGCCAACGGTCAGCAGAACGGACCAGTTCCTTTTGATAAGTTAAAAGAACTTTTTGCTAGTAGAACCATTAACAGAGATTCATTGGTTTGGAAACAGGGAATGCAAAACTGGACGGCTTTAAAGGAGGTAGAAGAGTTAAAATCCTTTTTAGGGGGTAATACACCACCGCCGTTACCAAATTAA
- a CDS encoding DNA helicase PriA produces MEEETKQSEHKKACANCGAELKFRPGSHQLKCEYCGYEEFIEQTKSSFEELELQHYLTVVGENAYTETIDILHCKNCGANQHVEENYKSLNCIYCSEPLILEDVEREGWIVPGALVPFQMDAKKAKATFKTWVGGLWFAPNKLKRAALDPEGLHGLYLPYWTFDANLNAQYQGQRGDYYYETKRVRTKNGIQKRKVRKTRWSSASGAVNGFVDDILINASEKKRKDIPAKIAFWNVKELVPFNSKYLSGFVTEKYTVSLKEGHHSSFQKAKEIANTWIRKDIGGDTQRISHADIKLSDETFKHILLPVYISSYRYNGKEYNFYINGQTGELSGSRPYSFWKIFFLILFILAIIGIITIFAQ; encoded by the coding sequence ATGGAAGAAGAAACAAAACAATCGGAACATAAAAAGGCGTGTGCCAATTGTGGTGCCGAGTTAAAGTTCAGACCAGGTTCGCATCAACTAAAATGTGAATATTGCGGTTATGAAGAGTTTATAGAACAGACCAAAAGTAGTTTTGAAGAGCTAGAACTTCAGCATTACCTGACAGTAGTGGGCGAGAACGCCTATACAGAAACTATTGATATACTCCATTGCAAAAATTGTGGTGCGAATCAACACGTAGAGGAGAATTATAAATCACTAAACTGTATATACTGCAGTGAGCCCTTAATTCTCGAAGATGTAGAAAGAGAGGGTTGGATTGTGCCCGGAGCTCTCGTTCCATTTCAGATGGATGCCAAAAAGGCAAAAGCAACTTTCAAAACATGGGTTGGTGGGCTCTGGTTTGCGCCAAATAAGTTGAAACGAGCTGCTCTTGATCCAGAAGGGTTACATGGTTTATATCTGCCGTATTGGACGTTTGACGCTAATTTAAATGCTCAATACCAAGGACAAAGAGGTGACTATTATTACGAGACCAAGCGGGTACGCACCAAAAATGGCATTCAAAAACGAAAAGTTAGAAAAACACGTTGGTCTTCTGCATCTGGTGCTGTAAATGGTTTTGTTGATGATATTCTAATTAACGCTTCTGAAAAAAAACGAAAAGACATTCCTGCAAAGATTGCATTTTGGAATGTTAAGGAGTTAGTTCCTTTCAATTCAAAGTATTTGTCGGGTTTTGTAACAGAGAAATATACGGTATCGCTTAAAGAAGGACACCATTCCTCATTTCAGAAAGCAAAGGAGATTGCCAATACGTGGATCAGAAAAGATATAGGTGGTGATACCCAACGAATTTCTCATGCTGACATTAAACTTTCCGACGAAACGTTCAAACATATACTGCTTCCGGTTTATATCAGTTCATATCGCTATAACGGTAAAGAATATAACTTTTACATTAATGGTCAGACGGGGGAATTAAGCGGTAGTAGACCGTATTCTTTCTGGAAAATATTTTTTTTGATACTTTTTATTCTTGCTATCATTGGTATAATTACGATTTTTGCACAATGA
- a CDS encoding metallophosphoesterase, whose translation MRTLVIGDIHSGLRGLKQVLERAKVTSDDKLIFLGDYVDGWSEAAETVNFLIALNKTHNCTFVRGNHDELCLEWLRDDKDNPLWLQHGGGATLASYERTDDETKKDHILFYQSLENYYLDAKNRLFLHAGFTNLKGVDHEYFKETFYWDRTLWELARSLNPDLKETESDYPKRLTQYKEIFIGHTPITKIGVAEPKQAANVWNVDTGAAFKGPLSMLDVDTKMVWQSDPVHTLYPNEPGRN comes from the coding sequence ATGAGAACATTGGTAATAGGTGATATACACTCTGGTTTAAGAGGTTTAAAACAAGTGCTTGAAAGAGCAAAAGTAACTTCTGACGATAAACTTATTTTTTTAGGCGATTATGTAGATGGTTGGAGCGAAGCAGCCGAAACGGTCAATTTTTTAATTGCACTAAATAAAACCCATAACTGCACATTTGTTAGAGGAAACCATGATGAACTTTGTTTAGAGTGGTTGCGAGATGATAAGGACAATCCACTTTGGTTACAACACGGTGGCGGTGCTACATTGGCTTCCTATGAAAGAACGGATGATGAGACTAAAAAGGATCACATTCTTTTCTATCAGAGTCTTGAAAATTATTATTTGGATGCTAAAAATAGACTCTTCCTTCATGCGGGTTTTACCAATTTAAAAGGCGTAGACCATGAATATTTTAAGGAAACTTTTTATTGGGATCGCACACTTTGGGAGTTGGCAAGGTCTTTGAACCCAGACCTAAAAGAAACTGAATCTGACTATCCTAAACGGTTGACACAATACAAAGAGATTTTTATTGGTCATACGCCTATTACAAAAATCGGAGTAGCGGAGCCAAAGCAGGCAGCCAATGTTTGGAATGTAGATACAGGAGCCGCTTTTAAAGGACCGCTTTCAATGTTAGATGTTGATACAAAGATGGTTTGGCAGAGCGACCCAGTTCATACCCTGTACCCAAATGAACCGGGTAGGAATTGA
- a CDS encoding acyl-ACP desaturase — protein sequence MSEKNIRLEVMQAIEPQVDGFMDSFLIKPEDIWQPTDFLPDSESDSFLESVRELRGEAKELGYDFWVTMVADTITEEALPTYESWLMDVEGIDQHGPNKKNGWSKWVRAWTAEENRHGDVLNKYLYLSGRVNMREIEITTQHLISDGFDIGTDRDPYKNFVYTSFQELATNISHKRVGQMAKKKGNVLLGKMCTIIAGDEMRHHLAYREFVKTIFGEDPSGMMLAFADMMKKKIVMPAHFLRESGGTIGTAFENFSNCAQRLGVYTAQDYVDILRKLNAYWELDKVRSLSDEAEKARDYLIKLPARLERISERMKFPEDQYKFKWVDANGMI from the coding sequence ATGTCCGAAAAGAACATAAGATTAGAGGTGATGCAGGCAATTGAGCCGCAGGTGGATGGGTTTATGGATTCTTTTCTCATAAAGCCAGAAGACATATGGCAACCTACGGACTTCTTACCTGACTCGGAAAGTGATAGTTTCTTAGAATCGGTAAGGGAACTTAGAGGAGAAGCTAAAGAATTAGGATACGATTTTTGGGTAACTATGGTAGCGGATACCATTACTGAGGAAGCCCTGCCAACATATGAGTCATGGCTTATGGATGTTGAGGGAATTGACCAACATGGCCCTAATAAAAAAAACGGCTGGTCCAAGTGGGTTAGAGCTTGGACGGCAGAGGAAAATCGTCATGGAGATGTATTGAACAAGTATCTCTACTTATCCGGAAGAGTAAATATGCGTGAAATAGAGATTACCACACAGCATTTAATTTCCGATGGTTTTGATATTGGAACCGATAGAGATCCGTATAAGAACTTCGTTTATACTTCATTTCAGGAATTGGCCACCAACATATCTCACAAGAGGGTTGGTCAAATGGCTAAGAAAAAAGGAAATGTTTTATTAGGTAAGATGTGTACCATTATTGCAGGTGATGAAATGCGTCACCATTTGGCATATAGAGAGTTTGTGAAAACCATTTTTGGCGAAGACCCATCTGGTATGATGCTGGCTTTTGCAGATATGATGAAGAAGAAAATTGTGATGCCAGCTCATTTTTTACGTGAATCCGGTGGAACAATAGGAACGGCATTTGAGAATTTTTCTAATTGTGCACAGCGTTTAGGTGTTTATACGGCACAGGATTATGTTGATATTCTTAGAAAACTAAATGCGTATTGGGAGCTTGATAAGGTAAGAAGCCTTTCTGACGAAGCTGAAAAAGCACGAGACTACCTGATTAAGTTACCAGCAAGATTGGAGCGGATTTCAGAAAGAATGAAATTTCCTGAAGATCAGTATAAATTTAAGTGGGTAGATGCTAACGGCATGATTTAA
- a CDS encoding OmpA family protein has protein sequence MKNTTLYLLGIIITILVGTYFYFSCCSYCGTIVSQKEEPEKSVTPAPVAPKATSYPFALGAGDFAYSTEDNFNFNMSSPNYLEPVSENVRNGILPGLKNFMTNNENKVLNITGYYTSDEKNNSAFPNLGLARANSVKNYLVSQEIPSSQINTNGKLMDNMVPDNNIYHGPVDFAIEEVSEDAEDEIKAMYDKITANPLILYFDTAEASINPSEEQRQKIADITHYLDKVAKAQCQITGYTDSEGSRSTNMRLGQQRADFAKAYLIQNGISESRIKADSKGSKDPIATNDTEEGRAKNRRTVITIK, from the coding sequence ATGAAAAACACCACCCTTTACCTACTTGGTATTATCATTACCATTCTAGTAGGTACGTATTTCTATTTTTCGTGTTGTAGCTATTGCGGCACAATCGTTTCACAAAAAGAAGAGCCAGAAAAATCAGTGACACCTGCCCCGGTTGCTCCAAAAGCAACTTCCTATCCTTTTGCTTTGGGCGCAGGTGACTTTGCCTATTCTACCGAAGATAACTTTAACTTTAACATGTCGTCACCCAACTATCTGGAACCTGTTTCAGAAAATGTAAGAAATGGAATCTTACCTGGGCTGAAAAACTTTATGACCAATAATGAGAATAAAGTACTGAACATTACCGGGTATTATACCAGTGACGAAAAAAATAATTCAGCTTTTCCCAACCTAGGTTTGGCCCGTGCAAATTCCGTAAAGAACTATTTGGTCTCTCAAGAAATTCCATCTTCACAGATAAATACCAATGGGAAACTAATGGACAACATGGTTCCGGACAATAACATCTACCACGGACCTGTAGACTTCGCTATAGAAGAGGTCTCGGAAGATGCTGAAGACGAAATAAAAGCCATGTATGATAAAATAACAGCGAACCCGTTAATCCTGTATTTTGATACCGCCGAAGCTTCCATCAACCCATCGGAAGAGCAGCGACAGAAAATAGCGGACATTACACACTACCTTGATAAGGTGGCAAAAGCTCAGTGCCAGATCACAGGTTATACTGATAGTGAAGGTAGCCGTAGTACCAACATGAGACTGGGTCAACAAAGAGCGGATTTTGCAAAGGCCTACCTTATACAAAATGGCATATCCGAAAGTAGAATTAAAGCAGACTCCAAAGGGTCAAAAGACCCTATTGCCACCAACGACACTGAGGAGGGAAGGGCAAAAAACAGACGAACCGTAATAACTATTAAATAA